From Ptiloglossa arizonensis isolate GNS036 chromosome 10, iyPtiAriz1_principal, whole genome shotgun sequence, the proteins below share one genomic window:
- the LOC143152474 gene encoding uncharacterized protein LOC143152474 isoform X2 encodes MIGTQQCLLKFAKKCMLCCLRRNTSKMLTDNEKTKNKKCNKNDQNSEKESNPNNLKKPEFNGYDCFLPDRKGDIQVCIIGGGEASIYTAVLLKQSRMIKCVHLVDIRNSMADAVLDTNHIDTSTRVKYFERKSIKHALKDTNIIALMDETEPNAMMDSNSEAQFEDATAYTCEMAEQMAQQSMLLQSFRDRDKEMANIESRRPILSVGAAAAKLILVLAGGLRGFPNVVTCAYVRSNVLPGCRYFTNELLFGPAGVKKNFGLPKMSPTEVALIEQAIPFINEYIETAMKAVFSHRYVKRKNI; translated from the exons ATGATTGGAACACAACAGTGCCTTTTAAAATTcgccaagaaatgtatgttaTGCTGTCTTCGTCGAAACACCTCGAAAATGTTAACCGACAATGAAAAAACCAAAAACaaaaaatgcaataaaaatgatcaaaattctGAAAAAGAATCAAATCCTAATAACCTAAAGAAACCCGAATTCAATGGTTATGATTGCTTTCTACCAGATCGGAAAGGTGACATACAAGTCTGTATAATCGGAGGAGGTGAGGCATCGATTTACACGGCTGTTCTTTTAAAGCAATCTCGAATGATAAAATGCGTTCACCTAGTAGACATACGCAACTCAATGGCTGATGCAGTTTTAGATACAAATCATATCGACACCTCGACTCGTGTAAAATACTTTGAAAGGAAAAGTATAAAACACGCTCTAAAAGAC ACGAACATTATAGCGCTGATGGACGAAACAGAACCAAATGCAATGATGGACTCGAATTCCGAGGCTCAGTTCGAAGATGCCACGGCGTACACGTGTGAAATGGCTGAACAAATG GCACAACAAAGCATGCTGTTGCAATCTTTTCGTGATAGAGACAAAGAAATGGCAAACATTGAATCCAGAAGGCCAATATTGTCCGTTGGAGCAGCCGCTGCTAAGTTGATTCTCGTGCTTGCCGGTGGACTTAGGGGATTCCCGAACGTCGTCACATGTGCTtatgttcgatcgaacgtattACCAGGGTGCCGATATTTTACGAACGAGTTACTTTTCGGTCCAGCcggtgtaaagaaaaattttggaCTACCAAAAATGTCACCTACGGAAGTAGCACTTATCGAACAAGCGATCCCATTTATTAATGAATACATCGAAACGGCAATGAAAGCGGTCTTCAGCCATAGATACGTCAAgcggaaaaatatataa
- the LOC143152474 gene encoding malate dehydrogenase, mitochondrial isoform X1, translating into MIGTQQCLLKFAKKCMLCCLRRNTSKMLTDNEKTKNKKCNKNDQNSEKESNPNNLKKPEFNGYDCFLPDRKGDIQVCIIGGGEASIYTAVLLKQSRMIKCVHLVDIRNSMADAVLDTNHIDTSTRVKYFERKSIKHALKDTNIIALMDETEPNAMMDSNSEAQFEDATAYTCEMAEQMVTVSSNALVVVFVRPVTVMLPMVSEIYKLAGWWDPDRIVGSVALDRMRMEATTANLLNLNPAFLSIPMVGGADPYTIVPLLSRACPVNRFTNAQQSMLLQSFRDRDKEMANIESRRPILSVGAAAAKLILVLAGGLRGFPNVVTCAYVRSNVLPGCRYFTNELLFGPAGVKKNFGLPKMSPTEVALIEQAIPFINEYIETAMKAVFSHRYVKRKNI; encoded by the exons ATGATTGGAACACAACAGTGCCTTTTAAAATTcgccaagaaatgtatgttaTGCTGTCTTCGTCGAAACACCTCGAAAATGTTAACCGACAATGAAAAAACCAAAAACaaaaaatgcaataaaaatgatcaaaattctGAAAAAGAATCAAATCCTAATAACCTAAAGAAACCCGAATTCAATGGTTATGATTGCTTTCTACCAGATCGGAAAGGTGACATACAAGTCTGTATAATCGGAGGAGGTGAGGCATCGATTTACACGGCTGTTCTTTTAAAGCAATCTCGAATGATAAAATGCGTTCACCTAGTAGACATACGCAACTCAATGGCTGATGCAGTTTTAGATACAAATCATATCGACACCTCGACTCGTGTAAAATACTTTGAAAGGAAAAGTATAAAACACGCTCTAAAAGAC ACGAACATTATAGCGCTGATGGACGAAACAGAACCAAATGCAATGATGGACTCGAATTCCGAGGCTCAGTTCGAAGATGCCACGGCGTACACGTGTGAAATGGCTGAACAAATGGTAACAGTCAGCTCGAACGCTTTGGTAGTCGTTTTCGTTCGACCAGTCACAGTCATGCTTCCTATGGTCTCAGAGATTTATAAACTCGCTGGATGGTGGGATCCGGATCGAATCGTCGGTTCTGTTGCTCTTGACCGTATGCGAATGGAAGCAACAACTGCGAATCTTCTAAATTTAAATCCTGCGTTCCTGTCAATCCCTATGGTCGGTGGAGCAGATCCGTATACCATTGTTCCGCTTTTATCGCGGGCTTGTCCAGTCAACCGGTTTACCAAT GCACAACAAAGCATGCTGTTGCAATCTTTTCGTGATAGAGACAAAGAAATGGCAAACATTGAATCCAGAAGGCCAATATTGTCCGTTGGAGCAGCCGCTGCTAAGTTGATTCTCGTGCTTGCCGGTGGACTTAGGGGATTCCCGAACGTCGTCACATGTGCTtatgttcgatcgaacgtattACCAGGGTGCCGATATTTTACGAACGAGTTACTTTTCGGTCCAGCcggtgtaaagaaaaattttggaCTACCAAAAATGTCACCTACGGAAGTAGCACTTATCGAACAAGCGATCCCATTTATTAATGAATACATCGAAACGGCAATGAAAGCGGTCTTCAGCCATAGATACGTCAAgcggaaaaatatataa